In one window of Oryza sativa Japonica Group chromosome 9, ASM3414082v1 DNA:
- the LOC107275611 gene encoding uncharacterized protein: MEERDWSSLPSDVLAVILERLRWSSHPSFALTCRHWRSAVSPFYPAWITPLLLSTAHVGVTNIRYYSPYYHKNFEVGGKDGDHAGAKICCAAGRHLTLDSPSAVLDVELVTGNINKVPHIYRGNFDFVIYDDRAHRIFGIDAVLPLKIGYANWNSDDGVWEDWTLMELGINGPRLLPSPVTNPVIHCGLIYLLNDQGGLVMYDPCKHDEGFEFLDNPTSFGFKHYNSYLVESDQHELMAVLLGRRGTLNHVIKLNEKKMEWEKVESLQGRTLFTGTLTSMVKKTKFKWMEDRVFLPVFYKWPDTIHADLISRDDELAFV; this comes from the coding sequence ATGGAGGAACGGGACTGGTCGTCTCTCCCGTCCGACGTGCTCGCCGTGATCCTGGAGCGCCTGCGGTGGTCGAGCCACCCGAGCTTCGCGTTGACGTGCCGGCACTGGCGCTCCGCCGTGTCGCCCTTCTACCCGGCGTGGATCACCCCGCTCCTGCTCAGCACCGCCCACGTCGGCGTCACGAATATTCGGTACTATAGCCCCTATTACCACAAGAACTTCGAGGTCGGCGGCAAAGAcggcgaccacgcgggcgcCAAGATTTGCTGTGCCGCTGGGCGACACCTCACGCTTGATTCGCCGAGCGCGGTACTCGATGTCGAGCTTGTGACTGGGAACATTAATAAGGttccacatatatataggggtaaTTTTGATTTTGTCATCTACGACGACAGGGCGCATAGAATATTCGGTATCGACGCGGTTCTCCCACTCAAGATTGGCTATGCCAACTGGAACAGCGATGATGGCGTGTGGGAGGACTGGACATTGATGGAGCTCGGCATCAATGGGCCACGACTACTACCGTCACCTGTCACCAACCCGGTTATCCATTGCGGCTTGATATACCTTCTAAACGATCAAGGAGGGTTGGTAATGTATGACCCATGCAAGCATGATGAAGGGTTTGAGTTTCTTGACAACCCCACGAGCTTCGGTTTCAAACACTACAATAGCTACCTGGTTGAGTCTGATCAGCATGAGCTGATGGCCGTCCTCCTTGGCCGACGCGGGACACTGAACCATGTCATCAAGCTTAACGAAAAGAAGATGGAGTGGGAGAAGGTGGAGAGTTTGCAAGGACGGACGTTGTTCACCGGCACACTCACATCGATGGTGAAGAAGACCAAGTTTAAGTGGATGGAGGATAGAGTGTTCCTCCCGGTGTTCTACAAATGGCCTGACACCATCCATGCTGACCTTATTTCTCGTGATGATGAATTAGCCTTTGTATAA